In Thermococcus thioreducens, a genomic segment contains:
- a CDS encoding [protein ADP-ribosylglutamate] hydrolase, translating to MVSFEIVRGDITRFPAEAIVNAANRYLEHGGGVAYAIAKAAAGNAREYIRISKEAMREQLGKGSIEHGEVVVTPAMRLEKYGIRYVIHTVGPYCGGRWDENKKEKLRKAILGALRKADELGIRSVAFPAISAGIYGCPLEGVVRTFKEVVEGFSTEAMSVERVYLVLYSERDYRTAVETLGLG from the coding sequence ATGGTCTCCTTCGAGATTGTCCGTGGGGACATAACCCGCTTTCCGGCGGAGGCCATAGTCAATGCCGCCAACCGCTATCTGGAACACGGCGGTGGCGTCGCCTATGCAATAGCTAAGGCCGCCGCTGGAAATGCCCGCGAGTACATCAGAATAAGCAAGGAGGCGATGAGGGAGCAGCTCGGAAAGGGCTCCATTGAGCACGGAGAGGTCGTCGTTACTCCGGCTATGAGGCTTGAGAAATACGGAATCAGGTACGTCATCCACACGGTCGGGCCATACTGCGGCGGTCGCTGGGACGAGAACAAGAAGGAGAAGCTCAGGAAAGCCATCCTCGGCGCACTGAGGAAGGCCGATGAGCTTGGCATCAGGAGCGTGGCTTTTCCGGCCATAAGCGCCGGTATCTACGGCTGTCCCTTGGAGGGGGTCGTGAGGACGTTCAAGGAGGTTGTGGAGGGGTTCTCGACGGAAGCAATGAGCGTTGAGAGGGTTTACCTTGTGCTGTACTCGGAGAGGGATTACAGAACCGCGGTTGAAACCCTCGGTTTGGGCTGA
- a CDS encoding bifunctional ADP-dependent NAD(P)H-hydrate dehydratase/NAD(P)H-hydrate epimerase: MRIEDVYIWDINAEWLGITPYQLMENAGASVARVIEERFGTGLRVAVFSGTGNNGGDGFVAARHLSFENDVALFLVGDETKIRSEEARHNWEILKGLDFVKIKVLRDSAYIKALDLSGFDVIVDALLGAGTRGEPREPIRSAIEKINEYAGRARIVSVDLPSGYPSSVRVNADFAVTFQWDKEEYEGFERVVVKIGYPKELYHLVGPGGAKFALRKKGEHKGQNGKLLIIGGSSSYYGAPYLASKGASYLVDLVYLAMPSEPAKRISDPDLILRPVEGKNFSPGHVHELLSIAEKADAVVIGPGIGLAEETNEFVREFVKRCEKPLVIDADGLKAVAEDLGVLKGKTFVLTPHGSEFKVLFGVKPEGSFQEKAELVRAKAREIGGVILLKGAYDIISDGKTWKYNRTGNRGMTTGGTGDVLAGLVGALLALGNEPLRAASVGAFLNGLAGDMVKEELGENFTALEVAKKVPHAVRWVMEF, translated from the coding sequence ATGCGCATCGAGGACGTTTACATCTGGGACATCAACGCGGAGTGGCTCGGGATTACCCCTTACCAGCTCATGGAGAACGCCGGAGCGAGCGTTGCCAGAGTTATAGAGGAGCGCTTTGGAACAGGGCTGAGGGTGGCGGTCTTCTCCGGCACCGGCAACAACGGCGGCGACGGATTTGTTGCCGCCCGGCATCTCAGCTTCGAGAACGATGTCGCCCTATTCCTCGTCGGAGATGAGACGAAGATAAGGAGCGAGGAAGCTAGGCACAACTGGGAGATACTCAAGGGCCTGGACTTCGTGAAAATCAAGGTTCTTAGGGACTCGGCATACATTAAAGCCCTTGATTTGTCTGGCTTTGACGTTATCGTTGATGCTCTCCTCGGGGCCGGCACGAGGGGCGAGCCGCGCGAACCGATACGCTCTGCGATAGAGAAGATTAACGAATACGCGGGAAGGGCGAGGATAGTTAGCGTTGATCTGCCGAGCGGTTATCCATCCTCGGTTCGCGTCAATGCCGACTTCGCGGTGACCTTCCAGTGGGACAAGGAGGAGTATGAGGGCTTCGAGCGTGTTGTGGTTAAGATAGGCTATCCGAAGGAGCTCTACCACCTCGTCGGCCCAGGTGGTGCAAAGTTCGCTTTAAGGAAGAAGGGCGAGCACAAGGGTCAGAACGGTAAACTGCTCATCATCGGTGGGAGTTCCAGCTATTACGGTGCTCCTTACCTTGCTTCCAAGGGGGCGAGCTACCTCGTCGATTTGGTTTACTTAGCGATGCCCTCCGAACCGGCGAAACGGATAAGCGACCCCGATCTGATACTCAGGCCGGTTGAGGGGAAAAACTTCTCGCCGGGGCACGTTCATGAACTCCTGAGCATAGCTGAAAAGGCCGATGCCGTCGTCATCGGCCCGGGAATCGGTCTCGCCGAAGAAACTAATGAGTTCGTCAGGGAATTTGTAAAGCGCTGCGAAAAGCCTTTGGTCATAGACGCCGATGGCCTGAAGGCGGTGGCCGAGGATCTGGGTGTTCTCAAGGGCAAGACCTTCGTTCTAACTCCCCACGGTAGCGAGTTCAAGGTCCTCTTTGGCGTGAAGCCAGAGGGTTCCTTCCAGGAAAAAGCAGAGCTCGTGAGGGCGAAGGCAAGGGAAATTGGCGGCGTTATCCTGCTCAAAGGTGCTTACGACATCATCAGCGACGGAAAAACCTGGAAGTACAACAGAACCGGTAACAGGGGCATGACCACCGGGGGAACCGGGGACGTTTTAGCGGGCCTGGTTGGAGCACTCCTTGCACTCGGCAACGAGCCGCTAAGGGCCGCTTCCGTTGGCGCCTTCCTCAACGGCCTTGCCGGGGACATGGTGAAGGAAGAGCTCGGCGAGAACTTCACTGCTTTAGAGGTTGCGAAGAAGGTGCCGCACGCGGTTAGATGGGTGATGGAGTTCTGA
- a CDS encoding alpha-amylase — MARKVTVALLVLLVVLSLSAVPAKAETLENGGVIMQAFYWDVPMGGIWWDTIAQKIPDWASAGISAIWIPPASKGMSGGYSMGYDPYDYFDLGEYYQKGTVETRFGSKQELVNMINTAHAYGMKVIADIVINHRAGGDLEWNPFVNDYTWTDFSKVASGKYTANYLDFHPNELHAGDSGTFGGYPDICHDKSWDQYWLWASNESYAAYLRSIGIDAWRFDYVKGYAPWVVKDWLNWWGGWAVGEYWDTNVDALLNWAYASGAKVFDFPLYYKMDEAFDNNNIPALVDALRYGQTVVSRDPFKAVTFVANHDTDIIWNKYPAYAFILTYEGQPMIFYRDYEEWLNKDRLKNLIWIHDHLAGGSTDIVYYDSDELIFVRNGYGSKPGLITYINLGSSKAGRWVYVPKFAGSCIHEYTGNLGGWVDKWVDSSGWVYLEAPAHDPANGQYGYSVWSYCGVG; from the coding sequence ATGGCCAGGAAGGTGACGGTTGCACTTCTCGTGCTTCTGGTAGTTCTCAGCCTCTCGGCAGTTCCGGCAAAGGCGGAGACCCTTGAGAACGGCGGCGTCATAATGCAGGCCTTCTACTGGGACGTCCCGATGGGGGGAATCTGGTGGGACACGATAGCCCAGAAGATACCGGACTGGGCGAGCGCCGGGATTTCGGCGATATGGATTCCCCCTGCGAGCAAGGGCATGAGCGGCGGCTATTCCATGGGCTACGACCCCTATGACTACTTCGACCTCGGCGAGTACTACCAGAAGGGAACGGTGGAAACGAGGTTCGGCTCGAAGCAGGAACTGGTGAACATGATAAACACCGCCCACGCCTACGGCATGAAGGTGATAGCGGACATCGTTATCAACCACCGCGCCGGCGGCGACCTGGAGTGGAACCCCTTCGTGAACGACTACACATGGACAGACTTCTCAAAGGTTGCATCGGGCAAGTACACGGCCAACTACCTTGATTTCCACCCGAACGAGCTCCACGCTGGAGATTCCGGAACATTCGGAGGCTACCCGGACATATGCCACGACAAGAGCTGGGACCAGTACTGGCTCTGGGCAAGCAATGAAAGCTATGCCGCCTATCTCAGGAGCATCGGCATCGACGCCTGGCGCTTCGACTACGTTAAGGGCTACGCTCCCTGGGTCGTCAAGGACTGGCTGAACTGGTGGGGAGGCTGGGCGGTTGGAGAGTACTGGGACACCAACGTTGATGCCCTTCTCAACTGGGCCTACGCGAGCGGTGCCAAGGTCTTTGACTTCCCGCTCTACTACAAGATGGACGAGGCCTTCGATAACAACAACATCCCAGCACTTGTCGACGCCCTCAGATACGGACAGACTGTGGTCAGCCGCGACCCGTTCAAGGCGGTGACTTTCGTGGCAAACCACGACACCGACATAATCTGGAACAAGTATCCAGCTTATGCGTTCATCCTCACCTACGAGGGTCAGCCCATGATATTCTACAGGGACTATGAGGAGTGGCTCAACAAGGACAGGCTCAAAAACCTCATCTGGATACACGACCATCTCGCTGGGGGAAGCACCGACATAGTCTACTACGACAGCGACGAGCTGATCTTCGTGAGAAACGGCTACGGAAGCAAGCCCGGACTGATAACCTACATCAACCTCGGCTCAAGCAAGGCCGGGAGGTGGGTCTACGTTCCGAAGTTCGCCGGCTCCTGCATACACGAGTACACAGGCAACCTCGGCGGCTGGGTGGACAAGTGGGTGGACTCAAGCGGATGGGTCTACCTTGAGGCCCCGGCCCACGACCCGGCCAACGGCCAGTACGGCTACTCCGTCTGGAGCTACTGTGGGGTAGGGTGA
- a CDS encoding ArsR/SmtB family transcription factor, which yields MREVLIITEPEKVKVLSEETRFKILQLLRDRPMTINELSDAIGKDRTTIYRHVKMLESAGLVEELEIHGNERVYARAARIFLIKADPDESVEEFRQDYLQVEAEKLVQILEKAGFRIEDRETLKKLAKEVLNEIELNSQPIIKRISQADVDLTEIELFHLLNMLVFLQSCELCEKAKEVRKLVGF from the coding sequence TTGAGGGAAGTTCTCATTATCACCGAGCCCGAAAAGGTCAAGGTTCTCTCCGAGGAGACGCGCTTTAAAATTCTTCAACTACTCAGAGACAGGCCAATGACGATCAACGAGCTCAGCGACGCCATAGGAAAGGACAGAACGACTATATACAGGCACGTGAAAATGCTTGAATCAGCGGGCCTCGTGGAGGAGCTGGAGATTCACGGGAACGAGAGGGTCTACGCAAGGGCGGCGAGGATATTCCTCATAAAAGCGGATCCGGATGAGAGCGTCGAGGAGTTCAGGCAGGACTACCTCCAGGTGGAGGCAGAGAAGCTGGTTCAGATCCTGGAGAAGGCAGGATTCCGGATAGAGGACAGGGAGACGCTCAAGAAACTGGCGAAGGAAGTCCTGAACGAGATAGAGCTCAACTCCCAGCCAATAATCAAAAGAATATCCCAGGCCGACGTTGACCTCACGGAGATAGAGCTCTTCCACCTCCTCAACATGCTGGTCTTCCTCCAGAGCTGCGAACTCTGTGAGAAGGCAAAGGAAGTGAGAAAGCTGGTTGGGTTCTAA
- a CDS encoding DUF211 domain-containing protein has product MAKGIRLLVLDVLKPHQPMVTELALGLSELEGVDGVNITLVEIDKETENVKITMVGDNLDYDEIVRTIEEFGGVVHSIDMVAAGKKIVEEGETPQDKLEEY; this is encoded by the coding sequence ATGGCGAAGGGGATACGGCTTCTAGTCCTGGACGTGCTCAAGCCGCACCAGCCCATGGTGACGGAGCTGGCCCTTGGACTCAGCGAGCTTGAGGGCGTCGACGGCGTCAACATAACACTGGTGGAGATAGACAAGGAAACGGAGAACGTCAAGATAACGATGGTCGGCGACAACCTCGACTACGATGAGATAGTCAGAACCATCGAGGAGTTCGGCGGGGTAGTCCACAGCATAGATATGGTCGCGGCGGGCAAAAAGATAGTTGAGGAAGGAGAAACTCCCCAGGACAAGCTGGAGGAGTATTGA
- a CDS encoding winged helix-turn-helix domain-containing protein: MAKVKVITDPEVIKLMLEDTRRKILGLLRNKEMTISQLSEILGKTPQTIYHHIEKLKEAGLVEVKRTEMKGNLVEKYYGRTADAFYINLYLGDEELRYFARSRLKTKLEVFKALGYEFDDEELLNTMDELLKKEHEFKTEISREIEENEDRLRDFSNEDIIHAIEWLAMARMGRDEEAMELLKRLGKILKK, from the coding sequence ATGGCGAAGGTGAAGGTCATAACAGACCCCGAAGTAATAAAGCTGATGCTTGAGGACACGAGGAGAAAGATCCTCGGGCTGCTCCGCAACAAGGAGATGACCATCTCCCAGCTGAGCGAGATACTGGGCAAGACTCCCCAGACTATATACCACCACATCGAGAAGCTCAAGGAAGCGGGCCTGGTCGAGGTTAAGAGGACGGAGATGAAGGGCAACCTGGTGGAGAAGTACTACGGGAGAACGGCCGATGCGTTCTACATAAACCTCTACCTCGGAGACGAGGAGCTGAGGTACTTCGCCCGCTCCAGACTGAAGACAAAGCTCGAAGTCTTCAAGGCGCTCGGATACGAGTTTGACGATGAAGAACTCCTCAACACGATGGACGAACTGCTGAAGAAGGAGCACGAGTTTAAGACTGAAATATCCCGGGAGATAGAGGAAAACGAGGACAGGCTCAGGGACTTCTCCAACGAGGACATCATCCACGCCATCGAGTGGCTCGCCATGGCGAGGATGGGGCGCGATGAAGAGGCAATGGAGCTCCTCAAGAGGCTCGGGAAAATACTTAAAAAGTGA